From a single Amyelois transitella isolate CPQ chromosome 18, ilAmyTran1.1, whole genome shotgun sequence genomic region:
- the LOC106136232 gene encoding uncharacterized protein LOC106136232, with protein MDVALLSKLRRHNINMGDMNNETMPRECAVSKLALTTQSEKPTEVTTTFSTTVVYFNYTNAETKHEFNPILKFITDYHEMANRKFKEENHIETHKITNAQDIVTNFFSQNMNGKPYTPIEKSSTTETTQVNVDAKIHDILSFWQTMARKNTSKNILTGGHQERIDKETISFTTPLYKTQITLLNPATTPPVNSGSAPTKRDIDRWIAEIIQDNMKRLSTTTTTTTQRSATNDLGELLLPFYKDLIKSYNSRQSIEDMVNSQVKTEMIDKYTSKSEESQAFDRNNVPYTVYKSIDDILKANERLYNPFELNIFPKILNTEPKMVNVRERENKMDPSCDNTNRRRSIRKNFNGHQKIPTKTIQEVADTVKQIVLKDLSHIINVTTPTSTQVSTVTPTSLTIPTTRATTSQIKLDTVKPAAIKPQNWTGNVNQVMEKILDLYERVKAISEKVDTSKNAMITRPNRNQGSSGTLFPVIPTQSLSQNTLNTMPNIKQVVMNPYRDLTRQEIENLPSIIQTNSGEVAPLVIPMASPVKIVNQIVVVTTQKPTVKKDHDKSDSKFKTFMENLHKNRGQASLERKISQKHNIPNLSELEKYYQLAHYDINPSHKEVTKNHDIADNNDDQTQNFKSRHNQHTKEHLGFYHNVKNRQHINYFDFISNSNLKKLPAYRHSEKFHEKLERENGRWRVNKDGFSSGREGESHRNVAPRHQQPLNSRHNEYDDIHFRNFLKTQQKVNDMLERILGTKNSPPSIETA; from the exons ATGGATGTCGCCTTGTTGAGCAAACTGCGACGGCATAATATCAACATGGGTGATATGAACAACGA GACTATGCCCCGAGAGTGTGCAGTGAGTAAACTCGCATTGACCACACAATCTGAAAAGCCTACGGAAGTGACCACTACTTTCTCTACTACTGTTG tatatttcaattatacCAACGCAGAAACAAAACATGAATTTAATCCAATACTTAAGTTTATTACTGACTATCACGAAATGGCCAACAGAAAgtttaaagaagaaaatcaCATTGAAACccataaaataacaaacgCACAAGATATcgtaacaaatttttttagcCAGAACATGAACGGCAAGCCCTATACGCCAATTGAAAAATCGTCAACTACAGAAACAACACAAGTAAATGTAGACGCCAAAATTCAtgatattctttctttttggcAAACAATGGCAAGAAAAAACACGTCAAAAAACATCTTAACTGGTGGGCACCAAGAACGTATTGATAAAGAAACGATTTCATTTACAACACCGCTTTATAAGACACAGATAACGCTACTCAACCCTGCAACTACACCACCGGTCAATTCTGGCTCCGCTCCAACCAAGCGAGATATAGATCGATGGATTGCTGAAATTATTCAAGACAACATGAAGCGTTTGTCAACCACAACTACTACCACTACACAAAGAAGTGCTACTAATGACTTAGGGGAACTACTATTGCCTTTTTATAAGGATTTAATCAAATCTTACAACAGCAGACAAAGTATAGAAGATATGGTTAACAGTCAAGTAAAAACAGAAATGATAGATAAGTATACATCAAAAAGTGAAGAATCGCAAGCGTTTGATAGAAATAATGTGCCTTATACTGTGTATAAAAGCATcgatgatattttaaaagctaACGAGCGACTCTATAATCCTTTCGaacttaatatatttccaaaaatattaaacacagAACCGAAAATGGTTAATGTAAGGGAacgagaaaataaaatggaccCTTCTTGCGATAATACTAATAGAAGACGATCAATAAGGAAAAATTTTAATGGCCACCAAAAAATACCGACGAAAACGATCCAAGAAGTGGCTGATACCGTGAAACAAATTGTTCTGAAAGACTTGagtcatattataaatgtaacaacACCTACTTCTACTCAAGTCTCTACAGTTACGCCGACATCATTAACTATACCGACAACCAGAGCAACAACATCACAAATAAAGCTtg ATACCGTAAAACCTGCAGCCATCAAACCCCAAAATTGGACTGGAAACGTCAATCAGGTCATGGAaaaaattttagatttataCGAACGAGTCAAAGCAATAAGCGAAAAGGTCGATACGTCAAAAAATGCAATGATAACACGCCCCAACCGAAACCAAGGAAGTAGCGGTACTTTGTTTCCCGTTATACCTACTCAAAGTTTGTCACAAAACACATTGAACACAATGCCGAATATAAAGCAAGTAGTGATGAACCCGTATCGCGACTTGACGCGTCAAGAGATAGAAAATCTGCCCTCAATAATACAAACGAACTCCGGTGAGGTTGCGCCTTTGGTGATACCGATGGCAAGTCCCGTGAAAATAGTAAACCAAATTGTTGTAGTGACCACACAGAAACCAACAGTCAAGAAGGACCATGACAAATCTGATagcaaatttaaaacattcatGGAGAACTTGCACAAAAACCGAGGCCAAGCAAgtttagaaagaaaaataagtcAAAAACACAACATTCCCAACCTGTCTGAACTAGAGAAGTATTACCAATTGGCACATTACGATATAAATCCCTCTCATAAAGAAGTTACAAAGAATCACGACATTGCCGATAATAATGACGACCaaacacaaaatttcaaatcacGGCATAATCAACACACAAAGGAACATTTGGGATTTTACCACAACGTGAAGAATAGACagcatataaattattttgatttcattaGCAACagcaatttgaaaaaattgccTGCTTACCGCCATAgtgaaaaatttcatgagaaacTTGAAAGGGAAAACGGGAGGTGGAGGGTTAACAAAGATGGTTTTTCGAGTGGAAGAGAGGGGGAAAGTCATAGAAATGTCGCGCCGCGGCATCAACAGCCGTTGAATTCTAGGCATAATGAATATGACGATATTCATTTCAGGAACTTTTTGAAAACTCAACAGAAAGTAAATGACATGCTGGAAAGGATTTTGGGCACGAAGAATTCACCCCCCAGTATCGAGACAGCGTAA